The sequence CATTCAAATTTACATTATCTTCAGGTCGTGTACCTGGTTCATTGAGTAATATGGTTTCCTGCCAGCCTCCTCTGCCAGGAAGGACCTTCCTGACCCCTACCCCATCAGGGTAAATATAATAAAGTTCATTACCCCACTCACCAAATCCCGTATTGTTCGGAAGGTCCTTTTGGCGTAGTCTAACATCCATCTGCAGATACCGCCAATTTACTACAACCCTGGCATCATTGCTTTCGATAATAGAAACTCTGGAACTTCGGCACTGAGTATCAGACATGTGCTCAATACATCCTGTAGGCACGTCCTCTCTTGACCCTTGAGACAGGAACCAATTGTTGCCTGTCTCTCTGCTTTGATCAGCCATCCATTTTCCATTCTCTGAAACCCAGCATGGCGAATAACGTGTACCCCGCCAAAACATTACTTTTATAGGAAAATTATCAAATTGGACAACCACATCCATTTGATCACCCGGCGGCCAGATAGCATCCCATTCAGGATAATATGCAAGCCTTGTATAGTTAGCTCCAAATCTTTTAGAACTTTTTACTATAGGAAATCTGCGTGGTTCAAATATTGGTTCATTTTCAGGTTTTACAGAATTAAAATTCTTTTTTATTTCTTCTGCTGTTAAGGCCCTGCCATAAAATTTCACTTCATCTATAATCCCATCTAAAGAATATCTGGAGGGATATGTAGCCCAGTCACGAATAGGATCTGTCGGGGCTAAATTCTCTCTGTTCATACCTATTCGAAATCCTTTATCCAGATTGCTGTAGACAATGCCATAATCAAAATCGAAATTATTATATGTTCCGGCCAATTTACCATTAATATAAATTGCAAGCCCCTTTTCCGGGCTATAAGTACCTGCTACATGATACCATTTTTTTAATTCCATGCCTAATTTAGTATCAACATTCAGTTTAGAATTACATTCATGCCACACTGAAGTTGCATCAGACATATGGAAACCCAGTCTTCCTCTGGAATCTATACCAAAATAAAAACCTGTAATCTTATATTTACCAATAGTTAAAATTGGAGCCCAATTCCAGGGATATGCACCTAATGCAACCCACGCTTCAATAGTTATTTCCCTTGGAATGTCCAATTCAGATTCATCTTCTTCAACTTGCTTCTTTTGAAACTCAGGTACTCCTTCAACATAAGACGAAAATCCGTCAAACTTTATGGCAGATCCAGACACACCGGGAACGTACTTTGCCAGTCCTGTAACTTTAAAAGTAGTTCCCGTTATTGACTCAATAGTAACCAGTCCTTTAGTTTGTTTTTCATTGCTCAGTGGTTTAGAAATCATCCCTTCATCAAATTTCCAATAAAGAATAGGATCATTTGATACTCCCGGAAAAGCACTAACAGTAATGGTCACTATCATAATTAAAGAAATAAAGTGAAATATTTTCATAATGTGCCCTTGTACGATTCCAACTACACAGCAACAATTGCCGGCAATTAGTATTCTATTAACTTTAAATATTAGCAAAAAAACAGATTTCTTTTCTCACAGCAAGTCAAAAAACAAAATAAATATTATCATACTATAGTCGGGGGTTGAGGGAACCCGGAAGGGCTCCCTCAACCAACTTGAAGCATATCAGAGAGATATTCAAATCAAGTTTTAGTCCAGTTTTTAAAACGATATCCCAACACCAATTCGATTTACTGTAGTAAACAAATCCATGGGTGTATAAGCATAATCAACCCGTAAACCTACTCCTGCAAGACTCTTATGAAAACCAGCACCAAGGGTAAATCCCTCTTCATCATAATTGTACTTGTATCCTGCCCGCAGAGAAATCATATCCATAAAAGTATACTCAGCTCCTATATTTAATCTTTCTGAATAATCTCTGGGATGGATAGCATCTACAGCAAAAATCAAACGATGATTTTCAGTATCCATAAAATCCATCAGATTCATGGCAATACCGATTGAAAATGTCAGTGGTAATTGGAAACCTTCCTTTTGATATTTAAATTCATTAGAAAAATTTCTTATATTCATACCGAACCGGAAACTCTTGAATCCAGGATAAAAAACCGTACCAAAATCATAGGCTAAACCAGACACTTCATTTTTAACATCAACACCATCGTTTAAAGTACTGGTTCCCAGATTCTGGTTTACCCATTTTACCTGTCCTCCAACAGAAAATTTGTTAGTCAGATTTCTTGCAAATGAAAGTCCGACAACATAAGCGCCTACACTTACATTACCAGTATTAATATATCCTGCTGAGTTGTTTGCTACCATTGTCCCCTCAATATCGCCGTAGTCAGCAATCATTGCACTAATACCAACTGTTCCGATATTACCAAGGCTCTTGGCAATAGCAAATGCATCATAAGATATATCTGCAATCCATCTTGTTTGGCTCGCCATAAGATCCATACTGCAATTCATGCGTGCCATACCAGCTGGATTGTAAAACATTGCATCCGCACCAAATCCGGCAACCAAATATGCTCCACCCATGGCAGCTGCCCGGGGAGACACATCAATTTTCAGAAACTGAAACCCTGTCTGGGCCAGCTTCTTCATCCCCGAATGGGCGGGCATAGTTAAAACTATTGTCATAAAAACAACAGTCAGAACAATCGTCCATTTCTTCATTGTTGATTACCTCCGTTTTATACTTTTATCGTCATCTAACGAATGCGGTTGTTAACGTATAATCACAAATTTCTTGATCGCACTCTGCCCATCGGGGGTTTTAAAGTGTGCTATATACACACCACTCACTACGAGCTGATCTGAATCTGTAGTCATATGCTCTTCGGGAATGTTACCCCATGACTCGTCTCCTGATCCAAAATGCTCGATAGTTTTAATTAGATCTCCGCTCTCAGTGAAGATACGAATCGTACATTCATTGGGGAGGTTAAAAAACATGATTTTGTTTGTCTCTCCAGGGAACTGTAAATCAGTTGCCGAAATATTGAATGGATTAGGTACAATCTTAATGCTATCCAAGCCAGCAGCAGCTTCCCTTGTCAGATAAGCACCCTTTCGTGTCATGTTAGCAAACATACTGCTTTCAAGGCTTCTCTGTACACCATCGAAATCAGCTCCATTATGAGTTCCATCATCAAAAGCAGTTACATAATAGAAATTTGCTACACCGCGCTGAACAGTCTTATCCTCAAACTCATGTGTCAAAGGAGTAGATGTACCAGGACCGCACTCAAAAATCATATTCCAACCACCAATTAGTGTATATTGATCTTCCGGGACAGTAGGGAACCAGCTGCCAGTTGAACGATATACGCGATAACCTGCAAAATCAGATGCTGTTTCTGATTCCTCACCCCACTCCACAAGAATTTTATCTGAAAGAGAAGTAATAGACAAGGATGGCGCTGGCGGAGCCTGAGGTACATTCAAACCATGATTGTACGCCCAATTCGCAGCCTTTGCTGTTGCAAATATACTGTCTTTACCTGTCGCAACCCAACAATCCTTGGCCCAGTTAATTTTTTCACTTGCATGACTATCATCAGCATACAGCTCAGGATATTGTTTAAGCGGAGGTGGCAGATTGTCAATACCTGCATTAAAATCAAATCCTTCTGGCGGATCTAACTCACCATCTAACCAGCCTTGTCCTATATCCCATGCTGGTACAGCATCAATCGAACCTTCAACTTCGGCCCAAACGATCTTCACTTTATCACCAGGCCCTAAAGTATAAGGCCCTACGCCCCAAAAACCTGTTGCTGTATATCCGAACCAGGGTGCGTCAAACGGGTATTCCATTCCGCGCTCATCCATAGGAACACTGTGATGGCCGGGCTTACCTCCCACTACTTCAGGGTCTCCGCTAAGTGCCTTCCAACCCTGGGTCATAAGTGTCCACATATCGCTTATTTGCCCTTCCGTTTGATTCCAGGAATGCCTCGTTACAGGAGGCCAATCACAATCCTGAAAACCGGTCATAGACGGTTGATCATTAGCATTGTTTACTAAATCATTTACAGCCGCACTGGCAAATATGATGGTCTCACCGGAATACATCGGTGAACGAATATATCCTGTTTCTTCTTGAATGTCACCAAAATCATCCCACTCTGACCCCTCCGACCTGGTCGGATACCTATAGATAACCCACATATCTTGACCCGCTTCGGCACCGTAAGAAGTAACCCAACCTCTTGGATCTTCGTTAACCCTGATTTGACGGAGCAGATGCAGATCAGTGATGGTTTGATTTGGAAGCTCAATTTCATCATCAATATCTGTATTGCCTGTGTTCTCCAGAACCCACTCAACAATGTTATAGTTATCATGATTAGGATTTGAGAATCCCCATACCTTTTGATGGATTGTTACACCCATATCTGTGTTAATTGTTGATGTAATAAATTCATCTGCTGTACCCTCAATGGCATCCGGATCTACATGATCAGAAGCATTCAAAGGATAAGGCTCATTCATCACAAGTCCATCTACTTTAATAGTAGGTGGCTGGTAACGCATATAACGATGTATTGTCCAACCATACTCGTCAGGTACAGGCATCATTACATGGCGGTCATCTGTCTCCCATTGACCATGTCCTGAAGTTTTTACAGCGTGAAGTACACCATTCTGATCTGTCCAGTTTTTACACCCCAAAAAAACTGCCTTACTCGAATGTGTACCCATTTCACCAAATCCATCGTAATACGTTGAATTCATGCCCCATCCCCAACTTCCTTCACCCTCATCGCCACTGTCCACGACCTTGGTCAACTTGTACCCGATGTTAATCCACTTAGCTACACCTTGAGCATATATGAGCTGCACAGAAAATACTGTTAAAAGCAGACTCAAACAAGTGATATATATTATTCGTTTCTTCATCATCGAAACTCCTTCCTTTTCATCGGTTGACTACATACACTCGGATTAAAAATTAACTCTCAATCCTAATGTCCAGCTTCTGGGTACGCTCCATGCCATATAATCCAAATTAGGCATGTTAATATAAGGTTTATCCTTACTCCACGTATCACCAACCTTATCAGTACCTTCTGTGAATCTACCATCCTGCAAGTATTTATCTCCACCATACATCGGTAGATGCAGAGAATTCAGATAATCACGTAAATCTTCACTCCCTTCCCAGAATCCTTGGCCTGTCAGGAATTTCATGTCAAAGACGTTCGCTATGTCCATGAATGCAGTAAATGCTACACCTTTTAGACTGAAATTTTTCATAACACGCAAATCAAACATCCATTGATCTTTCCACTTTAGGTTATTTTGCAATTTATATGGAGGTAACGGCTCCCAGGTCAGGTGATCTCCTGAATTATAATAACCCAGCAATGTAAAACTCAAATCACCAAGGACATTTGATTTACCTAATTTTGGCCCCCAATCTGCTGGAGTATGAAAAGTTATATTACCACGTGCAAATGGCTGGGGTATAGGTTTTTCCTGAATTGGGCTGCGCAAACCATATATAGCCTGAAGCCGCGGATCCTGATACTGTACTTCACGCCCCACCATACCATCAGTATTAACCATATAAGTATAATTAAGCCAACCAGTAACCCATTTACCCCAGATCTTTCGTATTTCTAGTTCAAATCCACGAACATCTGCATAATTGTCATTCATAGCAATGGAGTAGTTTACACTCTCATCGTAATTGATGTAGCGTACATCACCAACCTGGTCAGTTACATCCCTATAATATCCAACCAATCTAAGTAGGAACATATCAGCTATTTCATGCTCATAACCCAGTTCATAAGCAATAGTTCTGGGCATTCTAAGACTCGGGTTTCCTAATCTCTCAATACCCTGGCTTGCAATTCCATAGTTAATCTGATACATATCACCGGAACGTGGCATTGAGTAGAAATGACCGTAGCTGAAGTATAATTTAGACACATCAGAAATTGGATGGGAAATTCCCAACCTCGGTGAAATTGTAAGATGCCCTTTAGCAGGTGCAGTCGGACTTTCAGTAGTTAGCTGGTCTTTAAAAATTCGCGAAAAATATGGAGAATAAGGATCAACCGTATACCAGTTGGTATTAGGATCATTATAATCAAGTCTAACACCAAGGTTTGCAATCATTCCCTCGAATTCCAGCTTGTCCTGAATATAACCGCCAAATCTTATAGGTGTCCGATCCCAATCAACTAAGTAATCTCCCGTAGGATCAAGACCATGCTCACCTTCATATACATTATAGTTATCAGCTGTTACTTCAAAACCGGCTTTTACCTGATTGAATTTGTCAACCTGGCTCGTTAAATCGAATTTAACATTATAGGTTGTTACCTTTGTTTTATTTCGTCCGCCACCGCCAACACCGCCAATCACCATACGGTCAGCCAGAGCATACTGGTATCCTGAAACAGGTATCCAGCCATAGGGCTGTTCATCCACCCACACTGGCCCAATCTTACGAATACGCGTGGTATCACGCATTGTCTGGGCACCCCACATATCATTCCGCACAGTAACACGTGATAAACGCAACTGATAAAATGTTCTGGGGCTTAATACATGGTCAAACATCAATCCCACCATTGACTGATAGACATCCATTGGTGATTGGCCATAGGGGAAGTAAATACCTCTGCCCCCTTCAATATTACTTGCCTGAAAACCAGCATTATTTTCAAGACCGTACATCCACTCAATTCCAAGTTTCATATTTGATGAAAGGGTGGAATTTACTTTAAACATAGCATTTTGAGTAAGTATATTATCCCGAACTGCTGGTAATGCATACTGTTCTACATTTCGGCGGTAAGATGCGAAAAATGATGCTTGCCCTAAATACTTACCAATTAAAGGCAAAGGGCCACCAAAATTAAAATCTAAATTTAGATCCGGTTTATCACCATATTTTCCAGGATGCGGATGCCCCAATGCTTCACTGCCTTCGGCCGCATGCTGCCAGATGAACAGATCACGGCACTGTTCAGGTGTCAAATCATTGGTTGGATCATCGTCCTCAGCAAGGCGAGCAGAAAATGCATTCCATCCCTCAAATTCAGGATACTGTTGTTGAGCATACCAGTTCCACGGACCATTTTTCGTACCAACATAACAGACATCCGGATCTAAGTAAGGACGCATGTAAAAATTATTCTGGGAAAATATCGAATTGCCGCGGTGTTTCTGATAAGGGACAGTATAACGTAAATCCATACCACCCTGATATTTTTCTTTCCCGGATTTAGTAATAATATTGAACATACCAGATCGAATGTTTCCATACTCAGCATTAAATCCGCCCTTAATAATTTCTACTTCCTCAATTGAACTGAGGTTTACTATATCCATAGGTTTATTGTGGACATTATCAACCATCGGCAAACCATCAACAACTAAACCAACCTGGTCTACTCCGCCACCACGAATAATAATACCCTCTTCATCCTCTTGAACACCGGACTGAAGCGCAATGTAATTATTTATATCTACAACCATAGGTACGGCATCAACTTCATCAGCTTTAGCTCTGTGCCCGCTGGATGAGACATCCTGTTGTATCACTTCTCTCTCTGCAACGACAGTTACAGCCTGGCCTTCAACCGCTGCGGTATTTAATTTAAAATCAACTTTGATGGTTCTGTCAATATATACACGAACCTCGGTTTTGTTGATTGCCTGATACCCCATCATCCGTGCTGTTACGGTATATATTCCCGGCCGGACATTGATGATGAAGTAGTCCCCCACTGCATCTGTTGCAGCTCCAAGTGAGGTACCCTCAATAATAACATTGGCCCCCACCAATGGTTTACCCGTTTTAGCATCAACAACTTTGCCTGATATCTTACCCCTTGTTTGAGCCATGGCCATCGAGCTCATGAAGAACAGGCAAAGAAGAATACCTATCCGTCTTTTCATTTCAAACCTCCGTTTTAAGATCAACACTTGTGAAGGATGATTTTAAAAACATAATAAATCCTTTTTTATTCGACCTTTTCAA comes from bacterium and encodes:
- a CDS encoding LamG domain-containing protein; this encodes MKIFHFISLIMIVTITVSAFPGVSNDPILYWKFDEGMISKPLSNEKQTKGLVTIESITGTTFKVTGLAKYVPGVSGSAIKFDGFSSYVEGVPEFQKKQVEEDESELDIPREITIEAWVALGAYPWNWAPILTIGKYKITGFYFGIDSRGRLGFHMSDATSVWHECNSKLNVDTKLGMELKKWYHVAGTYSPEKGLAIYINGKLAGTYNNFDFDYGIVYSNLDKGFRIGMNRENLAPTDPIRDWATYPSRYSLDGIIDEVKFYGRALTAEEIKKNFNSVKPENEPIFEPRRFPIVKSSKRFGANYTRLAYYPEWDAIWPPGDQMDVVVQFDNFPIKVMFWRGTRYSPCWVSENGKWMADQSRETGNNWFLSQGSREDVPTGCIEHMSDTQCRSSRVSIIESNDARVVVNWRYLQMDVRLRQKDLPNNTGFGEWGNELYYIYPDGVGVRKVLPGRGGWQETILLNEPGTRPEDNVNLNACTLINMEGKEETYSWEHGYPKFGLKDAVIQVINLKSKFKPFLIYREGGSFEVFNLEVRPEYSHFPWWNHWPVAQISSDGRSASAPDRASHSSLSWGDPNGKAALYGMTDRDPKTLVFLARSWNKPPELTVTSKGYINEGYDYTQRAYVIKNESSAGNLSFVLNGSKDSPVLNPCFVIKGWDSNEVGLLLDGKKIVRGNKFRYGIEYNINGKADLIVWIKKKSVKVTDITLKTL
- a CDS encoding PorV/PorQ family protein, with translation MKKWTIVLTVVFMTIVLTMPAHSGMKKLAQTGFQFLKIDVSPRAAAMGGAYLVAGFGADAMFYNPAGMARMNCSMDLMASQTRWIADISYDAFAIAKSLGNIGTVGISAMIADYGDIEGTMVANNSAGYINTGNVSVGAYVVGLSFARNLTNKFSVGGQVKWVNQNLGTSTLNDGVDVKNEVSGLAYDFGTVFYPGFKSFRFGMNIRNFSNEFKYQKEGFQLPLTFSIGIAMNLMDFMDTENHRLIFAVDAIHPRDYSERLNIGAEYTFMDMISLRAGYKYNYDEEGFTLGAGFHKSLAGVGLRVDYAYTPMDLFTTVNRIGVGISF
- a CDS encoding TonB-dependent receptor codes for the protein MKRRIGILLCLFFMSSMAMAQTRGKISGKVVDAKTGKPLVGANVIIEGTSLGAATDAVGDYFIINVRPGIYTVTARMMGYQAINKTEVRVYIDRTIKVDFKLNTAAVEGQAVTVVAEREVIQQDVSSSGHRAKADEVDAVPMVVDINNYIALQSGVQEDEEGIIIRGGGVDQVGLVVDGLPMVDNVHNKPMDIVNLSSIEEVEIIKGGFNAEYGNIRSGMFNIITKSGKEKYQGGMDLRYTVPYQKHRGNSIFSQNNFYMRPYLDPDVCYVGTKNGPWNWYAQQQYPEFEGWNAFSARLAEDDDPTNDLTPEQCRDLFIWQHAAEGSEALGHPHPGKYGDKPDLNLDFNFGGPLPLIGKYLGQASFFASYRRNVEQYALPAVRDNILTQNAMFKVNSTLSSNMKLGIEWMYGLENNAGFQASNIEGGRGIYFPYGQSPMDVYQSMVGLMFDHVLSPRTFYQLRLSRVTVRNDMWGAQTMRDTTRIRKIGPVWVDEQPYGWIPVSGYQYALADRMVIGGVGGGGRNKTKVTTYNVKFDLTSQVDKFNQVKAGFEVTADNYNVYEGEHGLDPTGDYLVDWDRTPIRFGGYIQDKLEFEGMIANLGVRLDYNDPNTNWYTVDPYSPYFSRIFKDQLTTESPTAPAKGHLTISPRLGISHPISDVSKLYFSYGHFYSMPRSGDMYQINYGIASQGIERLGNPSLRMPRTIAYELGYEHEIADMFLLRLVGYYRDVTDQVGDVRYINYDESVNYSIAMNDNYADVRGFELEIRKIWGKWVTGWLNYTYMVNTDGMVGREVQYQDPRLQAIYGLRSPIQEKPIPQPFARGNITFHTPADWGPKLGKSNVLGDLSFTLLGYYNSGDHLTWEPLPPYKLQNNLKWKDQWMFDLRVMKNFSLKGVAFTAFMDIANVFDMKFLTGQGFWEGSEDLRDYLNSLHLPMYGGDKYLQDGRFTEGTDKVGDTWSKDKPYINMPNLDYMAWSVPRSWTLGLRVNF